A section of the Pseudomonas tritici genome encodes:
- the dibA gene encoding phosphodiesterase DibA, whose amino-acid sequence MLFSCRVALRAGLVYLLVSILWIGLTRQVLIEFLDDPSELNHWLQVRGYVWVALSALVIYLMYARFARAHQLQQPLKENRERLRQAAAVFDCTREGVLVTDAHGLIVHVNRAFMAITGYQGEDVMGQRPSLFKSGRHSSNFYRQMFQSLQSTGEWSGEIWNRRKSGEIYPQWQTIRVIHDDQGHVSHYVAVFSDISAIKDSEHELAHLAHHDPLTDLPNRLLFTDRAEQALASAQVHKRGCALLLLDLDHFKIINDSLGHNVGDQLLKLVGERLQGLFGPGVTLARLGGDEFAVLAESCPQVVQAAALAQRILDAMKQPFSFDSHQLFISASIGISLFPSDALSAEQLLRNADSALFKAKSAGREGYALYTEELTAHAQNRVEIANELRRALELQELRVYYQPVHELHGSRLIGVEALVRWQHPERGLVPPGEFIPIAERTGLIADIDAWVMDQACRQMCQWLADGVPLSFMAVNVSSRLFARRELYEQVAQVLHDTGLDPGFLELEVTESAVMDDPEVALEQLHRLRELGLRLAIDDFGTGYSSLLRLKRLPVQKLKIDQGFVAGLPWDEDDAAIVRVVIALAKSMGMQVQAEGIEQVEQARFLLEQECDLGQGYWFGRPMPAQEIDWSRAPAIRN is encoded by the coding sequence ATGCTGTTTTCATGCCGAGTTGCCCTGCGTGCGGGGCTGGTATACCTGCTGGTTTCCATTCTGTGGATAGGCCTTACTCGGCAGGTATTGATCGAGTTTCTCGATGACCCCAGCGAGCTGAACCACTGGTTGCAAGTGCGTGGCTATGTGTGGGTGGCCCTCAGCGCCTTGGTGATTTACCTGATGTACGCCCGGTTTGCCCGTGCCCACCAGTTGCAACAACCCCTGAAGGAAAACCGCGAGCGCCTGCGCCAGGCGGCCGCCGTGTTCGATTGCACCCGTGAAGGCGTGCTGGTCACCGACGCCCATGGGCTGATCGTCCACGTCAATCGCGCCTTTATGGCGATTACCGGTTATCAAGGTGAAGACGTCATGGGCCAGCGTCCCAGCCTGTTCAAGTCCGGTCGCCACTCGTCGAATTTCTACCGGCAGATGTTCCAGAGCCTGCAGAGCACCGGCGAATGGAGCGGAGAAATCTGGAACCGGCGCAAGAGCGGTGAAATTTATCCACAGTGGCAAACCATTCGTGTGATTCACGATGACCAGGGCCACGTCAGCCATTACGTCGCAGTGTTCTCCGATATCAGTGCCATCAAGGACTCCGAGCACGAACTGGCCCACCTCGCGCACCACGACCCCCTGACCGACCTGCCCAACCGCTTGCTGTTCACCGACCGCGCCGAGCAGGCGCTGGCCTCGGCGCAAGTCCACAAGCGCGGTTGCGCCCTGCTGTTGCTGGACCTGGATCACTTCAAAATCATCAACGACAGCCTGGGCCATAATGTGGGAGACCAGTTGCTCAAGCTGGTGGGCGAACGGCTGCAGGGGTTGTTCGGCCCCGGCGTGACCCTGGCGCGCCTGGGTGGAGATGAGTTCGCCGTGCTCGCGGAAAGTTGTCCACAGGTGGTTCAGGCTGCCGCCTTGGCGCAACGCATCCTCGATGCGATGAAGCAGCCGTTCAGCTTCGACAGCCACCAGCTGTTTATCAGCGCCAGTATCGGTATCAGCCTCTTTCCCAGCGACGCCCTGAGTGCTGAACAGTTGCTGCGCAATGCGGACTCCGCACTGTTCAAGGCCAAGAGCGCCGGCCGTGAAGGCTACGCGTTGTACACCGAAGAACTCACCGCCCATGCGCAGAACCGCGTGGAAATTGCCAACGAGCTGCGCCGTGCCCTTGAGCTGCAAGAGCTGCGCGTTTATTACCAACCGGTGCATGAGCTGCACGGCAGTCGCCTGATTGGCGTCGAAGCGCTGGTGCGCTGGCAGCACCCGGAGCGTGGCCTGGTGCCGCCGGGAGAATTTATCCCGATTGCCGAGCGCACGGGGTTGATTGCCGATATCGACGCTTGGGTCATGGATCAGGCTTGCCGGCAGATGTGCCAATGGCTGGCCGATGGGGTGCCGTTGAGCTTTATGGCCGTCAACGTGTCCAGCCGTTTGTTTGCGCGGCGCGAATTGTACGAGCAGGTCGCCCAAGTGCTGCACGACACGGGCCTCGACCCCGGCTTCCTTGAACTTGAAGTGACCGAGAGCGCGGTGATGGACGACCCCGAAGTCGCCCTGGAGCAACTGCACCGCCTGCGCGAACTGGGCTTGCGCCTGGCCATCGATGATTTTGGGACCGGTTACTCGTCGCTTCTACGGCTCAAGCGCCTGCCTGTGCAGAAACTCAAGATCGACCAAGGGTTTGTTGCTGGGTTGCCGTGGGATGAGGACGATGCAGCGATTGTGCGGGTGGTGATTGCGCTGGCGAAAAGCATGGGCATGCAGGTGCAGGCCGAAGGGATCGAGCAGGTGGAGCAGGCGCGGTTTTTGTTGGAACAGGAATGCGATCTGGGGCAGGGGTATTGGTTTGGGCGGCCGATGCCGGCGCAGGAGATTGATTGGTCGAGAGCACCCGCCATCCGAAATTGA
- the oscA gene encoding sulfur starvation response protein OscA gives MSASLRSVDGQDEAAILREIQSALRDLRFGAVEITVHNAQVVQIERKEKFRLQNPGNKPS, from the coding sequence ATGAGCGCATCTCTACGTAGCGTCGACGGCCAGGACGAAGCAGCCATTTTGCGTGAGATCCAGAGCGCCCTGCGCGATCTGCGGTTTGGCGCGGTGGAAATCACGGTGCACAACGCGCAAGTGGTACAGATCGAACGCAAAGAAAAATTCCGTCTGCAGAACCCGGGTAACAAACCGAGCTAA
- a CDS encoding sulfate ABC transporter substrate-binding protein, with amino-acid sequence MSSIRRYALAALASAVFAGSAVAKDYELLNVSYDPTRELYQDYNAEFTSFWKQSHPGDNVKIQQSHGGSGKQGRAVIDGLRADVVTLALAGDIDEIAKLGKTLPENWQTRLPDASTPYTSTIVFLVRKGNPKGIKDWGDLINKDVSVITPNPKTSGGARWNFLAAWAYGLKTGGSEAKAQEYVKELFKHVPVLDTGARGSTITFVNNGQGDVLLAWENEAFLALKEDGGADKFDIVVPSLSILAEPPVAVVDKNAEKKGNTEIATEYLKHLYSPAGQEIAAKNFYRPRDAKVAAKYAQQFPKLDLVTIDKDFGGWKTAQPKFFNDGGVFDQIYTAQ; translated from the coding sequence ATGTCGTCGATTCGCCGTTACGCCCTGGCCGCCCTGGCCAGCGCCGTGTTTGCAGGTTCCGCGGTTGCCAAGGACTACGAGTTGCTCAACGTCTCGTACGACCCTACCCGTGAGCTGTACCAGGACTACAACGCTGAGTTCACCAGTTTCTGGAAACAGTCCCACCCCGGCGACAACGTCAAGATCCAGCAATCCCACGGTGGTTCGGGCAAACAAGGCCGCGCCGTGATCGACGGCCTGCGCGCCGACGTAGTGACCCTGGCCCTGGCCGGTGACATCGACGAAATCGCAAAACTGGGCAAGACCCTCCCGGAAAACTGGCAGACCCGCCTGCCGGACGCCAGCACCCCGTACACCTCGACCATCGTGTTCCTGGTGCGCAAGGGCAACCCTAAAGGCATCAAGGATTGGGGCGACCTGATCAACAAAGATGTGTCCGTGATCACCCCGAACCCGAAAACCTCCGGCGGCGCACGCTGGAACTTCCTCGCCGCCTGGGCCTACGGCCTCAAAACCGGCGGCAGCGAAGCCAAGGCCCAGGAGTACGTGAAAGAGCTGTTCAAACACGTGCCTGTGCTGGACACCGGCGCGCGTGGTTCGACCATCACCTTCGTCAACAACGGTCAGGGTGACGTGTTGCTGGCCTGGGAAAACGAGGCGTTCCTGGCCCTGAAAGAAGACGGCGGCGCTGACAAGTTCGATATCGTCGTGCCTTCGCTGTCGATTCTCGCGGAGCCGCCAGTGGCCGTGGTCGACAAGAACGCCGAGAAAAAAGGCAACACCGAAATCGCCACTGAATACCTGAAACACCTGTACAGCCCGGCTGGCCAGGAGATTGCGGCCAAGAACTTCTACCGCCCACGCGATGCAAAAGTGGCCGCCAAATACGCCCAGCAGTTCCCGAAACTGGACTTGGTGACTATCGACAAAGACTTCGGCGGCTGGAAAACTGCCCAACCGAAATTCTTTAACGACGGTGGCGTGTTCGACCAGATCTACACGGCGCAGTAA
- the cysT gene encoding sulfate ABC transporter permease subunit CysT: MSRRISPVIPGFGLTLGYTVVYLSLIVLIPLAAMFVHAAQLTWDQFWAIISAPRVLAALQLSFSTALYAALINGVIGTLLAWVLVRYTFPGRKIIDAMIDLPFALPTAVAGIALTALYTPNGFVGQFAADLGFKIAYTPLGITLALTFVTLPFVVRTVQPVLADIPREVEEAAACLGAKPLQVFRHILVPALLPAWLTGFALAFARGVGEYGSVIFIAGNMPMKTEILPLLIMVKLDQYDYRGATSIGVLMLVVSFVLLLLINLLQRRIERP, from the coding sequence ATGTCGCGTCGTATCTCCCCCGTCATACCCGGCTTCGGGCTGACGCTGGGCTACACCGTGGTGTACCTCAGCCTGATCGTACTCATCCCCCTCGCGGCGATGTTTGTACACGCCGCACAACTCACCTGGGATCAGTTCTGGGCCATCATCTCCGCACCGCGCGTGCTGGCGGCGTTGCAGCTGAGCTTCAGTACCGCGCTCTACGCGGCGCTGATCAATGGCGTGATCGGCACGCTGCTGGCCTGGGTGCTGGTGCGCTACACCTTCCCGGGCCGCAAGATCATCGATGCGATGATCGACCTGCCGTTCGCCTTGCCCACCGCTGTAGCCGGTATCGCGCTGACCGCGTTGTACACGCCGAACGGCTTCGTCGGCCAGTTCGCGGCTGACTTGGGCTTCAAGATCGCCTACACCCCCTTGGGCATCACCCTGGCGCTGACCTTCGTCACGTTGCCGTTCGTGGTGCGCACGGTGCAGCCGGTACTGGCCGATATCCCCCGGGAAGTCGAAGAGGCCGCCGCCTGCCTGGGCGCCAAGCCGTTGCAGGTGTTCCGCCACATCCTGGTGCCGGCGTTGCTGCCGGCCTGGTTGACCGGTTTCGCCCTGGCGTTCGCGCGGGGCGTTGGCGAGTACGGTTCGGTGATTTTCATTGCCGGCAACATGCCGATGAAAACCGAGATCCTGCCGCTGCTGATCATGGTCAAGCTCGACCAATACGACTACCGCGGCGCCACGTCCATCGGCGTGCTGATGCTGGTGGTTTCCTTTGTACTGCTGCTGCTGATCAACTTGTTGCAGCGGCGCATCGAACGTCCATAA
- the cysW gene encoding sulfate ABC transporter permease subunit CysW: protein MSQSSISAASSANAARRGSATSRRILIGLGWLVFVLFLLLPLLIVVTQGLKNGLGAFFTAILEPDALSALKLTVIAVAISVPLNLVFGVSAAWCVSKYSFRGKSILVTLIDLPFSVSPVIAGLVYVLMFGAQGFFGPWLQEHDIQIVFALPGIVLATIFVTVPFVARELIPLMQEQGTQEEEAARLLGANGWQMFWHVTVPNIKWGLIYGVVLCTARAMGEFGAVSVVSGHIRGVTNTLPLHVEILYNEYNHVAAFAVASLLLILALFILLLKQWSENRINRLRNSAGEE, encoded by the coding sequence ATGTCCCAATCGTCTATTTCCGCCGCGTCCTCGGCCAATGCGGCCCGCCGTGGCAGTGCAACGTCGCGACGTATCCTGATCGGCCTTGGCTGGCTGGTGTTCGTGTTGTTCCTGCTGTTGCCGCTGTTGATCGTGGTGACCCAGGGCTTGAAGAACGGCCTCGGTGCGTTTTTCACCGCGATCCTTGAGCCCGACGCACTGTCGGCACTGAAGCTCACGGTGATCGCCGTGGCGATTTCGGTGCCGCTTAACCTGGTGTTCGGCGTCAGCGCCGCGTGGTGCGTGAGCAAATACTCGTTCCGTGGCAAGAGCATCCTGGTCACGCTGATCGACCTGCCGTTCTCGGTGTCACCGGTGATCGCGGGTCTGGTCTATGTGCTGATGTTCGGCGCGCAGGGCTTCTTTGGTCCGTGGCTGCAAGAGCATGACATCCAGATCGTGTTCGCCTTGCCCGGCATCGTGCTGGCGACCATCTTTGTCACCGTTCCCTTCGTGGCCCGAGAACTGATCCCGCTGATGCAGGAGCAGGGCACCCAGGAAGAAGAAGCCGCGCGCCTGCTGGGTGCCAATGGCTGGCAGATGTTCTGGCATGTGACCGTGCCGAACATCAAATGGGGCCTGATCTACGGCGTGGTGCTGTGTACTGCGCGGGCCATGGGTGAGTTCGGCGCGGTGTCGGTGGTGTCCGGCCACATTCGCGGCGTGACCAACACCCTGCCGCTGCACGTCGAGATCCTCTACAACGAATACAACCATGTCGCCGCGTTTGCCGTCGCGAGCCTGTTGCTGATCCTGGCGCTCTTCATCCTGCTGCTCAAGCAGTGGAGCGAGAACCGTATCAACCGCCTGCGCAACAGCGCCGGTGAGGAATAA
- a CDS encoding sulfate/molybdate ABC transporter ATP-binding protein, which yields MSIEVRNVSKNFNAFKALNSINLDIQSGELVALLGPSGCGKTTLLRIIAGLETPDDGSIVFHGEDVSGHDVRDRNVGFVFQHYALFRHMTVFDNVAFGLRMKPKNQRPNESQIAVKVHELLNMVQLDWLSDRYPEQLSGGQRQRIALARALAVEPKVLLLDEPFGALDAKVRKELRRWLARLHEDINLTSVFVTHDQEEAMEVADRIVVMNKGVIEQIGSPGEVYENPASDFVYHFLGDSNRLHLGEDQHVLFRPHEVSLSRHELEDHHAAEVRDIRPLGATTRVTLKVEGQSELIEAEVVKDHDSLTGLARGETLFFKPKVWQKA from the coding sequence ATGTCGATCGAAGTCCGTAATGTCAGCAAGAATTTCAACGCCTTCAAGGCCCTGAACAGCATCAATCTGGACATCCAGAGTGGCGAGCTGGTGGCGTTGCTTGGCCCGTCCGGCTGCGGCAAGACCACCTTGCTGCGCATCATCGCCGGCCTGGAAACCCCGGATGACGGCAGCATCGTGTTCCACGGTGAAGACGTGTCCGGCCACGACGTACGCGATCGCAACGTCGGCTTTGTGTTCCAGCACTACGCGCTGTTCCGCCACATGACGGTGTTCGACAACGTGGCGTTCGGCCTGCGCATGAAACCGAAAAACCAGCGCCCGAATGAAAGCCAGATCGCGGTCAAGGTGCATGAACTGCTGAACATGGTGCAGTTGGATTGGCTATCGGATCGCTACCCGGAACAGCTCTCCGGCGGCCAACGCCAGCGTATCGCCCTGGCCCGCGCCCTGGCGGTAGAACCCAAAGTGCTGTTGCTCGACGAACCCTTCGGCGCCCTCGACGCCAAAGTGCGTAAAGAGCTGCGCCGCTGGCTGGCGCGCCTGCACGAAGACATCAACTTGACCTCGGTGTTTGTGACCCACGACCAGGAAGAGGCCATGGAAGTCGCCGACCGCATCGTGGTGATGAACAAGGGCGTGATCGAGCAGATCGGTTCACCGGGCGAAGTCTACGAAAACCCGGCCAGCGATTTCGTCTATCACTTCCTAGGGGATTCGAACCGCCTGCACCTGGGTGAAGACCAGCACGTGCTGTTCCGTCCACACGAAGTGTCGCTGTCGCGGCATGAGCTGGAAGATCACCATGCGGCTGAAGTGCGCGACATTCGTCCATTGGGCGCCACCACGCGGGTAACCCTGAAGGTCGAAGGCCAGAGCGAACTGATCGAGGCTGAAGTGGTGAAAGACCACGACAGCCTGACCGGGCTGGCGCGGGGTGAGACGCTGTTCTTCAAACCCAAGGTCTGGCAAAAAGCCTAA
- a CDS encoding DUF962 domain-containing protein translates to MKSLVDHLSQYAAYHRDPRNIASHFVGIPLIVVAVAVLLSRPEWAIGGVWISPAVIVALLSAGFYLRLELALGVLMTLLMGLSVWAGHVLAAQSTMVWLSGGIGMFVVGWVIQFVGHYYEGKKPAFVDDVSGLIVGPLFVVAELAFLLGLRNDLKQQIEQRSGPVAVREKRATV, encoded by the coding sequence ATGAAAAGCCTCGTCGACCACCTCAGTCAATACGCTGCCTACCACCGCGACCCGCGCAATATCGCCAGCCACTTTGTCGGCATTCCACTGATTGTCGTCGCGGTGGCCGTGCTGCTGTCACGCCCGGAATGGGCGATAGGCGGGGTGTGGATTTCACCGGCGGTGATCGTCGCACTGCTGTCGGCGGGGTTTTACCTGCGCTTGGAACTGGCGCTGGGTGTGTTGATGACGCTGCTGATGGGCTTGTCGGTGTGGGCCGGGCATGTGCTGGCGGCACAGAGCACGATGGTGTGGCTCAGCGGCGGCATTGGGATGTTTGTGGTGGGCTGGGTGATTCAGTTCGTCGGGCATTACTACGAAGGCAAGAAGCCGGCGTTTGTGGATGATGTGTCGGGGCTGATCGTGGGGCCGTTGTTTGTGGTGGCGGAGTTGGCGTTTTTGCTGGGGTTGCGGAATGACCTCAAGCAACAGATAGAGCAGCGCTCGGGGCCGGTGGCCGTCAGAGAAAAACGCGCCACGGTCTGA
- a CDS encoding Crp/Fnr family transcriptional regulator produces the protein MIAATWHARLATGQWFSHLPVQLQDSLLAAARLRQLTAGQYLFRRGDPPCGVYAVLEGAMRVSAVNAQGKEAVLSLVETPFWFGEICLFDGLPRTHDALSVGPCTLLQVPQSAMLEILDQNPAYWRDVALLMSQKLRLSLINIEQMSLMPASTRIAHRLLMIAGGYGEIEHSRRVLHLPQEDLAAMLSLSRQTTNSLLKALEQQAIIKLSYGAIEVLDLPRLRQAAGAG, from the coding sequence ATGATTGCGGCAACATGGCATGCCCGATTGGCCACCGGTCAGTGGTTCAGCCACCTGCCTGTACAGCTACAGGATAGTTTGCTGGCGGCGGCTCGGCTGCGTCAGCTGACGGCGGGGCAATACCTGTTCAGGCGCGGTGATCCGCCCTGTGGGGTGTATGCGGTATTGGAGGGGGCCATGCGTGTCAGTGCGGTCAATGCGCAGGGCAAGGAAGCGGTGTTGAGCCTGGTTGAAACACCGTTCTGGTTCGGCGAGATCTGCCTGTTCGACGGTTTGCCGCGTACCCACGACGCCTTGTCGGTTGGGCCGTGCACGCTGTTGCAGGTGCCGCAATCGGCGATGCTCGAGATTCTTGACCAAAACCCGGCGTATTGGCGTGACGTGGCGTTGTTGATGAGCCAGAAGTTGCGCCTGTCGCTGATCAATATCGAACAGATGAGCCTGATGCCGGCGTCGACGCGTATCGCCCACCGACTGCTGATGATTGCCGGCGGGTACGGCGAGATAGAGCACTCCCGTCGCGTCTTGCACCTGCCCCAGGAAGATTTGGCCGCGATGCTGAGCCTGTCGCGCCAGACCACCAACAGTTTGCTCAAGGCGTTAGAGCAGCAGGCGATCATCAAGCTGAGTTACGGCGCGATTGAAGTGCTCGACTTGCCGCGCTTGCGGCAGGCCGCGGGGGCCGGCTAG
- the uraH gene encoding hydroxyisourate hydrolase — protein MKTLTKTLAALSLSGLSGLALAAGNPLSVHVLNLENGLPSAGVSVTLEQHVGDHWQSLSEGVTNQQGRIAELFPANQAMKPGEYRVVFKTGDYYKKAHRETFFPEVPVIFEVKQADQHYHIPLLLSPYGFSTYRGS, from the coding sequence ATGAAAACCCTGACCAAGACCCTCGCCGCCCTCAGCCTTAGCGGCCTGAGCGGCCTGGCCCTGGCGGCCGGCAACCCCCTGAGCGTGCACGTCCTGAACCTGGAAAACGGCCTGCCGTCTGCCGGTGTCAGCGTCACCCTGGAGCAGCACGTAGGCGATCACTGGCAATCGCTGTCCGAAGGTGTCACCAACCAGCAGGGACGCATCGCCGAACTGTTCCCGGCCAACCAAGCCATGAAACCGGGCGAGTATCGCGTGGTATTCAAGACCGGCGACTACTACAAGAAAGCCCATCGCGAGACGTTCTTCCCGGAAGTCCCGGTGATATTCGAGGTCAAGCAGGCCGACCAGCACTACCACATCCCGCTGCTGCTGAGCCCTTACGGCTTTTCGACGTATCGCGGTTCCTAG
- a CDS encoding GlcG/HbpS family heme-binding protein: MYRNALFLSFAISASVLAAPPLPRHADLDLHTARQLADASLAQCTAALTVLDRGGNPLLSLRADGVGPHNSIASQRKAYTALSTKTPTRLFAERARNNPEAANLNSLPELLLLGGGIPLFADAELVGALGIAGAGGAEQDEACAVKAANQLGLTITP; this comes from the coding sequence ATGTACCGCAATGCCTTGTTCTTGAGCTTCGCCATCAGCGCCAGCGTCCTGGCTGCACCACCGCTGCCGCGCCACGCCGACCTGGATTTGCACACCGCACGCCAACTGGCAGACGCCAGCCTGGCGCAGTGCACGGCCGCACTTACCGTACTCGACCGGGGCGGCAATCCATTGCTGAGCCTGCGGGCCGACGGCGTAGGCCCGCACAACAGCATCGCCAGCCAACGCAAAGCGTACACGGCGTTGTCGACTAAAACCCCCACCCGGCTGTTTGCCGAGCGTGCGCGCAACAACCCCGAGGCCGCCAACCTTAACAGCTTGCCCGAATTGCTGTTGCTCGGGGGCGGCATCCCGCTGTTTGCCGACGCTGAACTGGTGGGCGCGCTGGGCATTGCCGGTGCCGGCGGTGCCGAGCAGGACGAAGCGTGCGCGGTAAAGGCAGCCAATCAACTTGGCCTGACAATCACCCCTTGA
- a CDS encoding response regulator, translating to MQVLLVEDQPKLAQLMAQGLSEAGFAVEVAANGMAAQRFVESTEYDLVILDVMLPGLNAWKLQQAIRKKGETPVLFLTTPEGIEDRLRGLELHEDDYLLKPFEAKALVARVKKLLRRDRGR from the coding sequence ATGCAGGTGTTGTTAGTGGAAGACCAGCCGAAATTAGCGCAACTCATGGCCCAGGGCTTGAGTGAGGCCGGCTTCGCAGTGGAAGTCGCAGCCAATGGCATGGCGGCTCAGCGGTTTGTGGAAAGCACTGAATATGACTTGGTGATCCTGGATGTGATGTTGCCGGGTTTGAATGCCTGGAAGTTGCAGCAGGCGATACGCAAGAAGGGTGAGACGCCGGTGTTGTTCTTGACGACCCCGGAAGGGATCGAAGACCGCCTGCGTGGGTTGGAACTGCATGAGGATGATTACTTGCTCAAGCCGTTTGAGGCCAAGGCGTTGGTGGCGCGGGTGAAGAAGCTGTTGCGGCGGGATCGTGGGCGCTGA
- a CDS encoding AraC family transcriptional regulator has protein sequence MTEPTSLASWTRALRKQLDALGLDSAALCTQAGLDPQQMDDPNARYPLSATTRLWELAVHASGDPAIGLRVSRFVSPTTFHALGYALVASGSLREVFERIVRYHQVVSDALTLELSGDGERYRFRLLQPPGSPAPAFEAIDAFAAIYVRTCRNRLGREYAPLAVHLRRPEPADPNPWHTVFRAPVFFGAEEDCLEFAAHDFDSHLDDANPELAEHNETVLKRTLAQLQPLTWERKVRAAIEAQLPDGEPSAERIAQALHLSLRSLQRHLADEGCRFDALLNECRENLALLHLRDPQCSLAEISHLLGFADTSSFNRAFKRWTGMTPGQFRDGLR, from the coding sequence ATGACCGAACCCACCTCCCTCGCCAGCTGGACCCGCGCCCTGCGCAAGCAGCTCGACGCCTTGGGCCTGGACAGCGCCGCGCTGTGCACGCAGGCCGGGCTCGACCCGCAGCAGATGGACGATCCCAATGCGCGTTATCCGCTGTCGGCCACGACGCGGTTATGGGAATTGGCAGTGCACGCCAGCGGTGATCCGGCGATTGGCTTGCGGGTGTCGCGGTTTGTCAGCCCCACCACCTTTCATGCGCTGGGGTATGCGCTGGTGGCCAGCGGCAGCCTGCGGGAGGTGTTCGAGCGCATCGTGCGTTATCACCAGGTGGTCAGTGATGCGCTGACGCTGGAGCTCAGCGGGGATGGCGAGCGCTACCGCTTTCGCCTGCTGCAACCACCGGGCAGCCCGGCACCGGCATTCGAAGCCATTGATGCGTTTGCGGCGATCTATGTGCGCACCTGCCGCAATCGCCTGGGCCGTGAGTACGCACCGCTGGCGGTGCACCTGCGACGACCAGAGCCTGCCGATCCCAATCCGTGGCACACCGTGTTTCGTGCGCCCGTGTTCTTCGGCGCCGAAGAAGACTGCCTGGAGTTTGCCGCCCACGATTTCGACAGCCACCTGGACGACGCCAACCCCGAACTGGCCGAGCACAACGAAACCGTGCTCAAGCGCACCCTCGCCCAGCTGCAGCCACTGACCTGGGAGCGTAAGGTGCGTGCGGCTATTGAAGCGCAATTGCCGGACGGCGAGCCAAGTGCTGAGCGCATTGCCCAGGCCCTGCACCTGAGCTTGCGCAGTTTGCAGCGGCACCTGGCGGATGAAGGGTGTCGGTTTGATGCGTTGCTCAATGAATGCCGGGAGAATTTGGCGTTGCTGCATTTGCGTGATCCGCAGTGCTCATTGGCGGAGATCAGCCATTTGTTGGGGTTTGCGGATACCAGCAGCTTTAACCGGGCGTTCAAGCGCTGGACGGGGATGACGCCGGGGCAGTTTCGGGATGGGTTGCGGTAG
- a CDS encoding fatty acid desaturase, which yields MDGTSASPQQMNAQQRSAHIRDVVLAEGVRLRRQHPWLLHQDALGAGILAFALVGMIGSAALYITGYMAWWVCLLLNAFLASLTHELEHDLIHSMYFRKQRLPHNLMMGLVWLARPSTINPWIRRHLHLNHHKVSGTETDMEERAITNGEPWGFARLLMVGDNVMSAFIRMLRAKTWKHKLSILKRSLLVYAPLALLHWGAWYVFLGFHAANGIASLLGAPIEWSAGTLQTMQVIDIAAVVIIGPNVLRTFCLHFVSSNMHYYGDVELGNVIQQTQVLNPWWMWPLQAFCFNFGSTHGIHHFVVKEPFYIRQMTAKVAHKVMAQMGVRFNDFGTFARANRLGFPPPAGFRSAPSPQATSEPQRG from the coding sequence ATGGACGGTACTTCTGCAAGCCCCCAGCAGATGAACGCACAACAGCGCTCGGCGCATATCCGTGACGTGGTGCTGGCCGAAGGCGTGCGCTTGCGCCGGCAGCACCCCTGGTTGCTGCATCAAGACGCATTGGGCGCGGGCATTCTGGCGTTTGCGCTGGTCGGCATGATTGGTTCGGCAGCGCTCTACATCACCGGGTATATGGCCTGGTGGGTGTGCCTGCTGCTCAACGCCTTCCTCGCTTCATTGACCCATGAGCTGGAACACGACCTGATCCACAGCATGTATTTTCGCAAGCAGCGCCTGCCCCACAACCTGATGATGGGCCTGGTGTGGCTGGCGCGCCCGAGCACGATCAACCCGTGGATACGCCGCCACTTGCACCTCAACCATCACAAGGTCTCCGGCACTGAGACCGATATGGAAGAACGCGCCATCACCAACGGCGAGCCTTGGGGTTTTGCGCGGTTGCTGATGGTCGGCGATAACGTCATGTCGGCGTTTATTCGCATGCTGCGGGCCAAGACCTGGAAGCACAAACTGTCGATCCTCAAGCGCTCGCTGCTGGTATACGCACCGCTGGCGCTGCTGCATTGGGGCGCGTGGTATGTGTTCCTGGGTTTCCATGCCGCCAATGGCATTGCCAGCCTGTTGGGTGCGCCCATCGAGTGGTCTGCCGGCACGTTGCAGACGATGCAGGTGATCGACATCGCCGCCGTGGTGATCATTGGCCCCAACGTACTGCGTACCTTTTGCCTGCACTTTGTCAGCTCCAACATGCACTATTACGGTGATGTGGAACTGGGCAATGTGATCCAGCAAACCCAGGTATTGAACCCTTGGTGGATGTGGCCGTTGCAGGCGTTCTGCTTCAACTTCGGCAGCACCCACGGCATCCACCATTTTGTGGTGAAAGAGCCGTTTTACATCCGTCAGATGACCGCGAAGGTGGCGCACAAGGTCATGGCGCAAATGGGTGTGCGCTTCAATGATTTCGGGACGTTTGCGCGGGCCAATCGGCTTGGATTTCCACCGCCTGCAGGGTTTCGATCAGCGCCTTCGCCGCAGGCGACAAGCGAGCCCCAGCGCGGCTGA